In Capricornis sumatraensis isolate serow.1 chromosome 2, serow.2, whole genome shotgun sequence, the DNA window GTGGCAATCAGTGTCCCATAAAACACCATGACCACAGTGAGGTGGGAGGAGCAAGTGGAAAAGGCCTTTTGCCGGCCGGTGCCAGATGGAATTCTTAGGATAGCAGCAAGAATGCAGGAGTAGGAGGCTGTGATGAAGAGAAATGGGATCAGAGTCACTGCAGAAGAGGTGGCATAGGCAATCGTCTCAGTCAGTGAGGTATCCATGCAGGAGAGATGGACCAGAGGGGCAAAGTCACAAAAGAAGTGATCAATTTCGTTGGGTCCGCAAAAGGTTAATCTAGACAGTAGGACCATCGTGATTGTTGTgagaaggaagcagcagagcCAAGAGCTGGCAGCCAGCCTAATGCAGAAGGGGCCAGTCATGAGAATGGGATAGTGGAGAGGTTGGCAGACGGCCAGGTAGCGGTCATAGGACATCACTGCGAGCAAGAGGCACTCTGTTGCAGCCAGGGAGCCAAAGAAGTAGAACTGTGCCAGGCAGCCAGCCACAGAGATAGTCTTCTGTCTGGCTAGGATAATCAGCAACATCTTGGGGACAATACTGGATGTATACCACATCTCTAGAAAGGACAAGTTCACCagaaagaagtacatgggggtgtggaggggaTGGCTGAATAAAACTAGCAGGACAATGAGGGTGTTTCCAGAAATAATTAAGATATATGAAACTAAAAAcatcataaagagaaaaatatttagctCTTGGATGGAAGAGAATCCTTTAAGCACAAACTCCACTACTGTTTGGTTTTCCCAGGGCAGGGTCACCATGGCATGGCCTCCCTGAATGAgtgataaaatattcaaaatgcaGAAAGTTGTAACTTATACATAGAGCATGGATGGACAGTGGATGCTTTTCATTCACCACTCAGGTTtttggaaaattgtttttaatctgGGTGAaggagtgttttctttttttccaagacctgaaatgagaaagaaaagaatcttcAATAGGAACTTGTGACCCTTTCTCCTACCTATATCTTTACCTCATCAGGTAAACTAGGTCTCAGATAAGTTTAACAGCTTGTTCAAAGTAGCAACCTCAGGCTTTCATGAAAGCAGGAATCAGGAGAAAGGGGGAGAAAAGTAcaaagaggagggagaaaaaaaataaaggaaagttgTCTGCTCTGTGCTTATCTTGAATATACTATGTTAGCCTGGAGAgttatggaaaaaagaaagatttaaaaggAAGGTGGGTACATTTCAGAAGATCTGTGAGCTCTTGGACAGAATGTAGAGAATCAAGGGCCTGGGATGAagaaccctctccttcctcctcaagCACTGTTTATCTTTAGGGAGAGAGGACTCATCATATCTACTACATATGCCCCTCCTTTTAACTTCTTAGTGAATTGAAAGTTAAatctcttatttctgttttgatttccaCCATGCTAGCAGGAGAAAAGCATTTGAATGTGAGGTTTCAGGTGTTTTGATGCTGGGGTCAATGCTGATGCTGATGTAACACAAAGGCAAGAATGCtttcttttacaattttaaatagacaaaataaaaataaaaccacagacatttaaaaaaaactgcagTAAATGGGAAAAGACGTTTCAGAACCAGGTAGTCTAAGGCACTTTGTGCAACCAACCAACAATACAATACCCTCAAGTTCTTTTGAATGAGATAAGTAGCCTAATTTTGCTCctcatttctgtctttgtccAAGCAATACACTTCACCACAAAGTTCAGGACAGACACAGAACCTGCCCCTCTCCCCAAGCACTGCTGTCCACAGACAAGGTCTAAGAATGAAGCCACTTTACTATTCTTCACACACATGCAGATACAAAAAGCACTGTGTGAGCTTAATAATGAGATAGGTATCATGAGTAACCAGAGAGTCCTAAACAAAGCCTGGAGCTCTGCTTTATGAGTCAGACTTTGAACAAGCTGTTAAACTTCTCTGAGACctagtttctcatctgtaaaatgggatacaGAGTGGTAGAACTTACACACCTATTttgtttgtgcttagtcactaagtcatatctgactattttgtgaacccatggactgtagccctccaggctcccctgtccatggaattctccaggcaggaatactggagggggtcaccatttcctttttcaggggatcttcctgacccagggatcaaacccatgtctcctgcttggcaggcagattctttacccctgggtcacctgggaagcccctaacatGTGCCTAGAATGTGCAAAAAGAATACATGTACAAAGATTGGGAAGTGTCTGGTATTGAGCACTGTCAACATTATTTAAATGTCCCAAAGAACTGCCCTTACTTTGAAGGGAGCATTGACAATACATCCATTTCTTTTGCCACATCCTGCAGTGTGTGTGCCTGTAATTGTGTGAGCAGTTAAGCTCATCCTGCTAATTCTTATCATACAAAAGCCTTCAATactttgagtgagtgaagttgctcagtcatgtccgactctttgtgacaccatggactgtagactaccaggcttctctgcctatgggattctccaggcaagaatactggagtgggttgccatttccttctccaggggatcttcccaacccagggattgaacccaggtctcctgcattgtgggcagacgctttaccctctgagccatcagggaatcccattttaaaattgatcCAGTGTCCTAGGTACTATTTTTTGGAGATGTGGTTCCAGCTTTTCAAAGGGCTCATAGAACTAACTTGGAATCTGCACTGACAGAAAGTCCTGATACCCAGAGGATGCCCAGTAACTGGCAACTCAGGCTGAGCCCATTGAGTAGAGCATGAGAGAAAACTACTCAATGCTCTGAAAAGCATAAGTAACAACCTGAGATCTCAGAGAGAGGGCTTTGGCTCTGAGAGAATACAAGCAAACTCCTGAATGCTGTTGCTAATGATGTTGATAGGGCTTGATCCCAGACAGTGTCCTAAATGCTGAAAATATGTAACCCACTTAATCATCACAGCAAGCCTATGTTGTGAGTACTCTTATTATCTTTACTTTCCAGATAGTATCACAGGGGAACTAAATAACTTAACCATGGTCATCAGCTAGAAAATGGCAGAGATGAGATTCAGACTTGCTCTGGATTCCCCACTCCTAACCATGAACACTGCCTCTCATGGGGCTTGGGTACATGGGCAAGTTTACATTATCTCACTGAGGTGGGAAAAGAAACAGTCCTACAAGGAAGCGTCTCATCCAAGTTTTAAATTCTGGGAAGGTGAGGCTTGCTTTGTTGATTGGTGAGGGAGCAATCCCTCAAGGGGTCACCGACTCTGATAACCTTCTCTACCTGTTTCCTGGACTTGCTTTTGCACTGCTACCTTTATGTCTTTtctttataatcttttaaaaaatcaggttaACCTATTATCTTATAAAAAATTAACACTTTTTGGATATGTGCACAGGGAATTATTACTTTCCCA includes these proteins:
- the LOC138069397 gene encoding olfactory receptor 11H6-like; its protein translation is MLLIILARQKTISVAGCLAQFYFFGSLAATECLLLAVMSYDRYLAVCQPLHYPILMTGPFCIRLAASSWLCCFLLTTITMVLLSRLTFCGPNEIDHFFCDFAPLVHLSCMDTSLTETIAYATSSAVTLIPFLFITASYSCILAAILRIPSGTGRQKAFSTCSSHLTVVMVFYGTLIATYLVPSANSSQFLRKGFSLLYSILTPMSNPIIYSLRNRDIHEALKKCLHKKPGFLR